The following coding sequences lie in one Drosophila sulfurigaster albostrigata strain 15112-1811.04 chromosome 2R, ASM2355843v2, whole genome shotgun sequence genomic window:
- the LOC133836827 gene encoding uncharacterized protein LOC133836827 yields the protein IDSVELLKICFIVQFCCFFIILLQTITSLDSYSCGELSGGDIAKQHISSLYYRDGNESPEDGGGGCASVKNPIANGDPKTKASNIAQKAAQEARAASDAQMAAAEAAAMQVKAELAERAAQSARAAEAALAGKQQIVEQLQQELCEADAVVSEITASLQNSQANAHMATEAAQEAQNQLNQLKRFVAAATANLVNIENVASGAQQELAEKTQLLEAAKNRLDGLNRQINDAKQDFEKTKNAAYKAACAAVEAKQKAQRNRRLALFIHQLKQPKTRERDLKT from the coding sequence ATCGACTCTGTTGAACtacttaaaatatgttttatcgtacagttttgctgcttttttatCATTCTGCTGCAGACTATCACAAGCTTGGACAGCTACAGTTGTGGAGAATTAAGCGGAGGCGACATTGCCAAGCAGCACATATCCAGCTTGTATTATCGCGATGGCAATGAAAGTCCAGAGGATGGAGGAGGGGGCTGTGCATCGGTCAAAAATCCAATTGCCAATGGAGATCCCAAAACGAAGGCCTCAAACATTGCCCAGAAGGCGGCGCAGGAAGCGAGAGCTGCCAGTGATGCGCAAATGGCCGCAGCCGAAGCAGCCGCAATGCAGGTCAAAGCCGAGTTGGCGGAGCGGGCAGCGCAGTCGGCGCGGGCAGCGGAGGCGGCGTTGGCGGGCAAGCAGCAGATTgtggagcaactgcagcaggaGTTGTGCGAAGCGGATGCCGTAGTTAGCGAGATTACGGCATCGTTGCAGAACTCACAGGCCAATGCGCACATGGCCACCGAGGCAGCGCAGGAGGCGCAAAATCAGCTGAATCAGTTGAAACGTTTTGTGGCAGCGGCCACTGCTAATTTGGTCAATATTGAGAATGTGGCAAGTGGTGCACAACAGGAGCTGGCGGAGAAGACGCAACTCCTTGAGGCGGCCAAGAATCGTTTGGACGGTCTGAATCGGCAGATTAACGATGCCAAGCAGGACTTTGAGAAGACCAAGAATGCTGCTTATAAAGCGGCGTGTGCTGCGGTTGAAGCGAAGCAGAAGGCTCAAAGGAATCGTCGATTGGCGCTATTTATTCACCAATTGAAGCAGCCAAAAACGCGCGAACGTGATTtgaaaacataa
- the LOC133837465 gene encoding uncharacterized protein LOC133837465 yields MRYIYIILLLNIGCLSESYIIRSRDKVHNKRHLNVYPDLVRLDEGVSKKEGGEGHECSNTNKNCGSSLGKTDPKAKASNIAQKAAQEAKAANDAQMAAAEAAAAQVKSELADRALQSARAAEAALAGKQQIMEQLETEHREAEAVVQDVTNSLQNTQTNAAAAGDAAAEAKTQLEKLKQLVQAAMTNLSNIENVSTGAQQELAEKTQLLEAAKNRVENLGHQLQAAKQDFEKTKKAAYKAACAAVEAKQKAQRTRRMAHRRVH; encoded by the exons ATGcgatatatttacataattctGCTGCTCAACATTGGCTGTTTATCCGAGAGTTATATCATCAGATCCCGCGATAAG GTCCACAACAAACGACATCTGAATGTCTATCCCGATCTGGTCAGGTTGGACGAAGGCGTCTCTAAGAAAGAAGGTGGCGAAGGACATGAATGCTCCAATACCAACAAGAATTGCGGCAGCTCGCTGGGCAAAACAGATCCCAAGGCGAAAGCATCCAACATTGCACAGAAAGCAGCGCAGGAAGCCAAAGCAGCGAATGATGCACAAATGgctgcagctgaagcagctgctgcccaaGTAAAATCAGAGCTGGCAGATCGAGCATTGCAATCGGCTCGAGCTGCAGAGGCAgctttggctggcaaacaGCAGATCATGGAGCAACTGGAGACGGAGCATCGCGAAGCCGAGGCTGTTGTCCAGGATGTAACAAACTCGCTGCAGAATACGCAAacaaatgcagctgctgctggcgatgCTGCAGCCGAGGCGAAAACACAGCTCGAGAAACTAAAGCAATTGGTTCAAGCTGCCATGACGAATCTGAGCAACATTGAGAATGTCTCGACAGGAGCGCAGCAGGAGCTGGCCGAGAAGACACAGCTGCTGGAGGCGGCCAAGAATCGAGTGGAGAACTTGGGCCATCAGCTGCAAGCTGCCAAGCAGGACTTTGAGAAGACCAAGAAGGCGGCCTACAAAGCTGCCTGCGCAGCTGTCGAGGCTAAACAAAAGGCTCAAAGGACTCGACGCATGGCGCACAGAAGAGTTCATTAA
- the LOC133837466 gene encoding uncharacterized protein LOC133837466 — MNSKRSAQCSIYLYIFLLLNIACVSQSHFRRPRDKIYSKRNLYPDLVRLDEESGEKTATGGEGDNCSKKTSPNKVGSSDPKAKASNIAQKAAQEAKAANDAQMAAADAAAAQVKSELADKALQSARAAEAALAGKQQIVEQLQSEHTEAQAVVQEVTNSLQNTQTNAAAASDAAIEAKNQVNYLKRLVQAAITNLGNIENVSNGAQQELAEKTQLLEAAKHRVETLGLQLEAAKQDFEKTKKAAYKAACAAVEAKQKAQASH, encoded by the exons ATGAATTCGAAAAGGTCAGCACAATgctctatctatctatacATATTTCTGCTCCTCAACATTGCCTGCGTATCCCAAAGTCATTTCCGGAGACCACGCGACAAG ATCTACAGCAAACGGAATCTCTATCCAGATCTTGTGAGATTAGATGAGGAAAGTGGCGAGAAAACAGCAACTGGAGGAGAAGGCGACAACTGCAGCAAAAAGACCAGCCCCAATAAGGTTGGTTCATCAGATCCCAAAGCCAAGGCATCGAACATTGCACAAAAAGCAGCGCAGGAAGCAAAGGCAGCAAATGATGCACAAATGGCCGCAGCtgatgctgcagcagctcaaGTGAAGTCCGAGTTGGCTGACAAAGCGCTTCAATCCGCTCGAGCTGCCGAAGCAGCTTTGGCGGGCAAACAACAGATTGTGGAGCAATTGCAGTCAGAGCACACTGAAGCTCAGGCTGTGGTCCAAGAGGTGACAAACTCTCTGCAGAACACACAAACgaatgcagctgctgcaagtgATGCAGCCATCGAGGCAAAGAATCAAGTCAACTATCTGAAGCGTTTGGTGCAAGCGGCAATCACGAATCTGGGCAACATTGAGAATGTGTCGAATGGAGCTCAACAGGAACTGGCTGAGAAAACACAACTCCTTGAAGCAGCCAAGCATCGAGTGGAGACACTGGGACTTCAACTAGAGGCAGCTAAACAGGACTTTGAGAAGACCAAAAAGGCGGCTTATAAAGCAGCTTGCGCAGCAGTTGAAGCCAAGCAAAAGGCTCAAGCGAGTcattaa
- the LOC133837467 gene encoding uncharacterized protein LOC133837467, translated as MKLAFQVMWIVIILSSVTQQIFTASYSLHRRQKRLMPYDCDSSDQREIPRSHHKPSKAINSKSRGTGIAVKAAQEAKQANDDMANAVKQASDRIKLEYAEKAASAAKAAEAVLSGKFQVLEQLEMEVREAEIVVQEETLELSSAEANSQLALKAHQQAQDELKLLQTGLKLARENFCSAEHVSAACQQSMAEKTTLMDTAQKRVGLLLRQLSEARGDYAKTKKAAYRALCAANEAKQRIQHTNTVN; from the coding sequence ATGAAGCTAGCATTTCAAGTCATGTGGATCGTCATAATTTTATCGTCTGTAACACAACAAATATTCACAGCGAGCTATTCACTGCACAGGCGACAAAAGCGATTGATGCCTTATGATTGCGACTCTAGCGATCAAAGAGAGATTCCTAGAAGTCATCACAAGCCGAGTAAAGCCATCAACTCGAAGTCACGCGGCACGGGAATTGCAGTGAAGGCAGCCCAGGAGGCAAAGCAGGCGAATGATGACATGGCCAATGCAGTGAAGCAGGCATCGGATCGGATTAAGCTGGAGTATGCGGAGaaagcagcatcagcagccaaGGCAGCCGAAGCTGTGCTCTCAGGAAAGTTTCAAGTATTGGAACAGCTCGAGATGGAAGTTCGTGAAGCAGAGATTGTTGTTCAGGAAGAAACACTAGAACTGAGCTCAGCTGAAGCCAACAGCCAACTCGCATTGAAAGCCCATCAGCAAGCTCAGGATGAACTCAAGCTGCTGCAAACTGGACTTAAGTTGGCCAGGGAGAACTTTTGCAGTGCCGAGCATGTGTCGGCTGCTTGTCAACAGTCCATGGCCGAGAAGACAACGCTCATGGATACCGCCCAGAAGAGAGTTGGTCTGTTGTTGCGTCAACTGAGCGAAGCTCGAGGCGATTATGCAAAGACCAAGAAAGCGGCTTACAGAGCATTGTGCGCTGCCAATGAGGCGAAGCAAAGGATCCAGCATACAAACACCGTGAACTAA